The Sulfitobacter sp. OXR-159 genome has a window encoding:
- the rfbA gene encoding glucose-1-phosphate thymidylyltransferase RfbA translates to MSTRKGIILSGGSGTRLYPVTMGVSKQLLPVYDKPMVYYPLSVLMLADIREIAVITTPQDQEQFRRTLGDGSQWGLSLTYITQPSPDGLAQAFILAEEFLDGAPSALVLGDNIFYGHGLPGMLAKADAKLSGGTVFGYQVSDPERYGVVDFDAEGRARSIIEKPEVPPSNFAVTGLYFLDGSAPDRARRVTPSARGELEITSLLEMYLQEGALSVERMGRGFAWLDTGTHESLLDAGTFVRTLEKRQGQQAGCLEEIAYQQGWINEAELEARAEMFQKNDYGTYLRRLLK, encoded by the coding sequence ATGAGTACGCGCAAGGGGATCATCTTGTCTGGTGGGTCTGGGACGAGGCTTTATCCAGTTACCATGGGTGTTTCAAAACAACTCCTGCCAGTTTACGATAAGCCTATGGTCTATTACCCTCTCAGCGTGCTGATGCTGGCGGATATTCGTGAGATCGCAGTGATCACAACCCCGCAGGATCAAGAGCAGTTTCGACGCACACTCGGCGACGGCAGCCAATGGGGCCTCTCACTTACCTACATCACCCAGCCGAGCCCCGATGGACTGGCCCAGGCCTTTATCTTGGCAGAAGAATTCCTCGACGGTGCGCCCTCGGCGCTGGTTCTTGGAGATAACATCTTCTATGGCCACGGCCTGCCAGGAATGCTCGCAAAGGCTGACGCAAAGCTAAGCGGCGGTACGGTATTTGGCTACCAGGTTTCCGATCCGGAGCGCTACGGGGTCGTGGATTTCGATGCCGAGGGCCGAGCTAGGTCAATTATTGAAAAGCCTGAAGTGCCGCCTTCGAACTTCGCCGTGACGGGGCTCTATTTTCTCGACGGTAGCGCTCCAGATCGCGCCCGACGGGTGACACCGAGCGCGCGAGGCGAGTTGGAAATTACCTCGTTGCTGGAAATGTACCTGCAAGAAGGCGCGCTTTCGGTTGAACGGATGGGACGTGGTTTTGCTTGGCTCGATACGGGTACTCATGAGAGCCTACTTGATGCGGGCACTTTTGTGCGTACTCTAGAAAAACGACAGGGCCAGCAGGCTGGTTGTTTAGAGGAGATCGCCTACCAACAGGGTTGGATCAACGAGGCTGAATTGGAAGCGCGCGCCGAAATGTTCCAAAAGAACGACTACGGGACCTATCTCAGGCGACTTCTCAAGTAG
- the rfbD gene encoding dTDP-4-dehydrorhamnose reductase: MKFLVFGESGQVARELQRLGRDTVIALSRANADLSNTEACAAVIATTDADAVINAAAYTAVDRAEEEEGLALRINGIAPGAMALAAAARGLPFVHISTDYVFDGSGDQPFGVADATGPLGAYGRTKLAGEKAVRAAGGAYAIFRTSWVVSSHGNNFVKTMLRLGAERDALNIVADQIGGPTPAAAIARSCFATARQLRDDPSKTGTYHLSGGSELSWADFARAIFEVSGIDCTVNDIPSSTYPTPAKRPLNSRLDNSRTQEIFGLARPDWREGLNDILKDLGALAS; this comes from the coding sequence GTGAAGTTTCTGGTTTTTGGCGAAAGTGGCCAAGTTGCGCGCGAGTTGCAGCGTCTGGGTAGAGATACGGTGATAGCTTTGTCCCGGGCAAATGCGGATTTAAGCAACACTGAGGCCTGCGCTGCAGTGATCGCAACCACCGATGCTGATGCTGTGATCAATGCTGCTGCCTACACTGCTGTGGACCGAGCAGAGGAGGAAGAGGGGCTGGCCCTGCGTATTAATGGAATAGCTCCCGGTGCCATGGCACTTGCCGCGGCCGCGCGCGGTTTGCCGTTCGTGCATATTTCCACTGACTATGTCTTTGACGGCAGCGGTGATCAGCCTTTTGGGGTTGCTGATGCTACCGGCCCACTGGGGGCCTACGGGCGAACGAAACTGGCGGGAGAAAAAGCGGTCCGCGCTGCCGGTGGCGCCTACGCGATCTTTCGGACTTCATGGGTTGTCTCTTCGCATGGGAATAATTTTGTCAAAACCATGCTGCGGCTCGGCGCTGAGCGCGATGCGTTGAACATTGTCGCTGATCAGATCGGCGGGCCCACCCCGGCGGCTGCCATTGCAAGGTCATGCTTTGCAACGGCACGGCAATTACGTGACGATCCGAGCAAAACCGGCACGTACCACCTTTCGGGTGGTTCTGAACTTAGTTGGGCGGATTTTGCCCGCGCCATTTTCGAGGTCTCGGGGATCGACTGCACGGTCAACGACATCCCAAGTAGTACCTATCCGACCCCGGCCAAGCGGCCGCTGAATTCACGGCTCGACAACAGCCGCACGCAAGAGATTTTTGGTTTGGCGCGCCCCGACTGGCGCGAGGGCCTTAATGACATTTTAAAAGATTTGGGAGCATTAGCATCATGA
- the rfbB gene encoding dTDP-glucose 4,6-dehydratase, translated as MKVLVTGGAGFIGSAVVRQAIAAGHEVVNLDALTYAACIENVASVADNPLYIFEHADIRDRAALERIFAKHQPDAVMHLAAESHVDRSIDGPGAFIETNITGTYNMLEEARAYWVSQGHSESFRFHHISTDEVFGSLPDDPAVKFTETTPYDPRSPYSASKAASDHLVRAWHETYGLPVVLSNCSNNYGPYHFPEKLVPVIILNALAGKPLPIYGNGSNIRDWLYVEDHADALLTVLSNGEIGRSYNIGGENERSNLDLVQTLCAILDELRPANRPYAELITYVADRPGHDARYAIDPSRIRDELGWRPSVTVEEGLRRTVQWYLDNEEWWRALQDRAGVGERLGVSA; from the coding sequence ATGAAAGTTCTTGTCACCGGCGGTGCAGGGTTCATCGGATCAGCGGTGGTACGCCAGGCTATCGCGGCAGGTCATGAAGTAGTTAATCTCGATGCGCTGACCTATGCTGCTTGCATCGAAAATGTCGCCTCCGTAGCCGACAATCCGCTTTATATTTTTGAACATGCCGATATTCGCGATCGAGCGGCCCTAGAGCGGATATTTGCAAAGCATCAGCCTGACGCTGTAATGCATCTGGCCGCCGAAAGCCATGTTGACCGCTCGATCGACGGACCCGGTGCCTTTATTGAGACCAACATCACCGGCACCTATAACATGCTCGAGGAAGCCCGCGCCTATTGGGTCAGTCAAGGCCATTCCGAGAGCTTCCGTTTCCATCATATCTCGACCGATGAGGTCTTCGGTTCGCTACCCGACGATCCTGCGGTGAAATTTACCGAGACTACGCCCTACGATCCGCGTTCGCCCTATTCCGCGTCAAAAGCTGCCAGTGACCACCTAGTGCGCGCCTGGCATGAAACCTACGGTCTGCCAGTAGTCCTAAGCAACTGCTCGAACAACTATGGCCCTTATCATTTCCCGGAAAAACTGGTGCCAGTGATCATCCTCAATGCGTTGGCCGGAAAACCGCTGCCGATCTATGGCAACGGTTCTAACATTCGCGATTGGCTCTATGTCGAGGACCACGCTGATGCACTGCTAACAGTGCTGAGCAATGGCGAGATCGGTCGGAGCTATAACATCGGCGGCGAGAATGAGCGCAGCAATCTTGACCTAGTGCAGACTCTCTGCGCAATTCTCGACGAGCTGCGCCCGGCCAACCGCCCTTATGCAGAACTTATTACCTATGTGGCTGACCGGCCAGGCCACGATGCGCGCTATGCGATTGATCCAAGCCGGATCCGCGACGAGCTTGGCTGGCGGCCTTCAGTAACTGTGGAAGAAGGTTTGCGGCGCACGGTGCAGTGGTATCTCGATAACGAAGAATGGTGGCGCGCGCTGCAAGACCGAGCCGGCGTGGGCGAGCGGCTTGGGGTCTCCGCGTGA
- the rfbC gene encoding dTDP-4-dehydrorhamnose 3,5-epimerase, whose protein sequence is MIESHHTDLPGVLIIQPDRFGDHRGFFAETYSQRVYAELGINENFVQDNHSLSAETGTVRGLHFQGPPRAQAKLVRCGRGAIFDVAVDIRKGSETYGKWVGYELSAENGAQLFIPAGFAHGFATLQPDSEIIYKCSDYYAPETEVALRWNDPAIGIKWPVQGAAILSDKDSVAPVLADLESPFFWEG, encoded by the coding sequence ATGATAGAAAGTCATCATACGGACTTGCCGGGAGTATTGATTATTCAACCTGACCGATTCGGTGATCATCGAGGTTTCTTTGCAGAAACCTACAGCCAGCGCGTTTATGCTGAATTGGGAATCAATGAAAATTTTGTACAGGACAACCACTCGTTGTCTGCTGAGACTGGTACGGTGCGGGGGCTACATTTCCAAGGCCCGCCGCGCGCGCAGGCAAAGTTGGTCCGTTGCGGGCGGGGTGCGATCTTTGATGTCGCCGTTGATATCCGGAAAGGTAGTGAGACCTATGGCAAATGGGTTGGCTATGAATTGAGCGCTGAGAATGGCGCGCAACTGTTTATCCCTGCGGGTTTCGCCCATGGTTTTGCCACGCTGCAGCCCGATAGCGAGATCATCTACAAATGCTCGGATTATTACGCGCCAGAAACCGAGGTCGCGCTACGCTGGAATGATCCTGCCATTGGCATCAAGTGGCCCGTACAGGGCGCTGCGATCCTTAGTGATAAGGATTCTGTAGCACCCGTTCTGGCCGATCTAGAAAGCCCGTTTTTTTGGGAAGGGTAA
- a CDS encoding EpsG family protein, with product MVYFGLANMLFLLRYALNNVGGRGRREVYYVVLLSLFLFSAFRFQVGCDWSGYYYQYLGATDIDWQLITAREPAWWALLGSIKALGFPYPVANIASSAIFFIGIHVLARRQLDPLGFLVLLFPILIINMPMSGIRQGAAIGLICIAFTAFIDRRRNWFAIWVFVAAGFHSSALVFLLLFPLATGRYTKSRLSMAVVLAIPGVALLAGGESAEIATSRYIGSGAEAFGAVFRVGILGLSALYFFWFVRKKWMPNFSYDYSLVSIGAIGMMLTFLLLPVSTIIADRFGYYFIPIQTMIFARLPYLPFKFNPSLHTSLPYLGLLVVFFVWTQISGHFNQCYIPYQSWIFGFPGGDLLDS from the coding sequence ATGGTCTATTTCGGCCTCGCCAATATGTTATTCCTCTTGCGCTACGCACTGAACAACGTGGGGGGGAGGGGGCGTCGGGAGGTTTACTACGTCGTTCTTCTGTCGCTTTTTCTGTTCTCGGCCTTCCGGTTCCAAGTTGGCTGCGACTGGTCAGGTTATTATTATCAATACTTGGGTGCAACGGATATAGATTGGCAGCTAATTACGGCTCGCGAGCCAGCTTGGTGGGCTCTCCTTGGTTCGATCAAAGCACTAGGTTTTCCATATCCAGTAGCTAATATTGCCTCCAGCGCCATTTTTTTTATTGGGATCCACGTATTGGCGCGCCGGCAACTTGACCCGCTGGGTTTTCTGGTGTTGTTGTTTCCGATACTGATTATCAATATGCCGATGTCTGGCATCCGGCAAGGGGCTGCCATAGGGCTAATTTGTATCGCCTTTACAGCCTTTATTGATCGGCGTAGGAACTGGTTTGCGATTTGGGTGTTCGTCGCCGCAGGATTCCATTCAAGTGCTTTGGTCTTTCTGCTTCTATTTCCGCTAGCTACCGGGCGTTATACCAAGTCGCGATTGAGCATGGCCGTGGTTCTCGCTATCCCGGGTGTGGCTCTACTTGCTGGTGGAGAAAGTGCAGAGATCGCGACTTCCCGGTACATCGGATCTGGCGCGGAAGCCTTCGGCGCTGTGTTCCGGGTTGGCATCCTTGGACTGTCTGCGCTCTATTTTTTCTGGTTCGTTCGGAAAAAATGGATGCCCAATTTCTCGTATGACTATAGTCTTGTGAGCATTGGCGCGATCGGCATGATGCTGACGTTTCTTCTCCTCCCAGTCTCGACAATCATCGCCGACAGGTTTGGTTATTATTTCATCCCCATCCAAACGATGATCTTTGCGCGGCTACCGTATTTACCCTTTAAATTTAATCCCTCCTTGCATACTTCTTTGCCGTATCTAGGCCTTCTTGTGGTCTTTTTCGTCTGGACACAGATCTCCGGACATTTCAATCAATGTTACATCCCCTATCAAAGTTGGATTTTTGGTTTCCCGGGTGGCGATCTTCTTGATTCATGA
- a CDS encoding glycosyltransferase family 4 protein → MNILLLSRYTRMGASSRLRTMQYLPALEREGFNVQVAPFFDDTYLHALYSGQRKHTSAATYLFKRIRQLRMHPTPDMLWIEKEALPWIPWLFERVVLPRGVPVVSDYDDAVFHRYDKHRIRAVRTILGRKIENVMSASALVMAGNSYLSDYARQSGARQVKTVPTIVDIDAYQIGLHTVSKNKLSVGWIGTPQTWQALAHPIHDILTPLLKERDAMFLAVGAGMKPEVCGTLQIQPWTEDTEVQSIQKMDIGVMPLPDTPWTRGKCGYKLIQYMACGLPVVASPVGVNRDLVEHGVNGFLAESDDEWCAAIKALLNDPDLRRRMGEAGRQKVEARYSLQVWGPRVALMLRRVIENRATI, encoded by the coding sequence ATGAACATCCTACTATTGTCACGTTATACTCGTATGGGGGCATCCAGTCGTTTGCGCACGATGCAGTATCTACCTGCGTTAGAGCGTGAAGGATTCAACGTTCAAGTCGCTCCTTTTTTTGACGATACTTATCTACACGCGCTGTACTCAGGACAAAGGAAACACACTTCTGCAGCGACATACCTCTTCAAAAGGATCAGGCAACTTCGGATGCATCCGACTCCCGATATGTTATGGATTGAGAAAGAGGCATTGCCATGGATCCCATGGCTGTTTGAACGGGTAGTTTTACCTCGAGGAGTACCGGTTGTTAGTGATTACGACGACGCGGTTTTTCATCGTTACGATAAGCACAGAATAAGAGCTGTACGAACCATTTTAGGCAGGAAGATCGAAAATGTAATGTCAGCTTCGGCCCTTGTGATGGCCGGCAACTCGTATTTAAGCGATTACGCACGACAAAGTGGAGCCAGGCAGGTTAAAACCGTTCCGACTATTGTCGATATCGATGCCTACCAGATTGGCCTGCATACTGTTAGCAAGAACAAACTAAGCGTAGGCTGGATCGGCACCCCACAGACTTGGCAGGCACTCGCCCACCCAATTCACGATATTCTGACACCATTGCTTAAAGAACGAGACGCGATGTTTCTTGCCGTTGGGGCTGGTATGAAGCCGGAAGTCTGTGGAACTCTCCAAATTCAGCCTTGGACAGAAGACACCGAGGTACAATCGATCCAGAAAATGGATATCGGCGTCATGCCGCTCCCCGATACACCCTGGACGCGCGGCAAGTGTGGATACAAGCTCATCCAATACATGGCGTGCGGGTTACCAGTCGTGGCCTCGCCGGTTGGTGTGAACCGTGATCTTGTCGAGCATGGGGTGAACGGCTTTCTTGCTGAAAGTGACGACGAATGGTGTGCAGCGATCAAAGCTCTGCTGAATGATCCAGACTTGCGTCGACGGATGGGGGAAGCCGGCCGGCAAAAGGTTGAAGCGCGGTATTCCTTGCAGGTCTGGGGTCCGCGTGTGGCACTGATGCTGCGCAGGGTCATAGAAAACAGAGCCACCATCTAA
- a CDS encoding asparagine synthase-related protein, producing MAAGLSPACAPSIIGHPKVGFPIPLSLWLRGPLRDWAVDLTSDKRLAKDGLFSADIVRKTWPKHHPRSRDWPVPLTIKSLFRAWFTGQVEI from the coding sequence ATGGCGGCAGGTCTTTCACCAGCATGCGCCCCCAGCATCATCGGCCATCCGAAGGTAGGCTTTCCAATACCGCTCAGTCTTTGGTTGCGCGGCCCTTTACGAGACTGGGCCGTAGACCTTACGTCGGACAAACGCCTAGCTAAGGACGGACTGTTCAGCGCCGATATCGTCCGCAAGACTTGGCCAAAGCATCACCCGAGAAGCAGGGATTGGCCAGTCCCGCTCACAATTAAATCACTTTTCCGCGCTTGGTTCACAGGGCAGGTCGAGATATGA
- a CDS encoding glycosyltransferase, translated as MSSILYLTRNGLLEPLGQSQVFAYLRGLSRSHAITLVTYEKLEDWADTEAMRQARADCVAHGIRWLPQKFRPAPKIIAPTLSMIRMIWLVRREVQREKINLIHARSYIPAAVALVVNRLTGVPFLFDMRALWPEELITSGRLRRGSLIHRVIARTERACLAKSAGIISLTHAAAKYLRTVYPRELVNQRLVVIPTCADLDRFAPPVSKRTGPTVHGCIGTVLSGWFQTDWLANWIRVAATRDPKARFTIVTRDDPGRVRRTLDPESEFVDRLSIGPRLSKEMPDAVVGHNLSIMFYAGGEVSELGRSPTRMAEVLGCGLPVVVNEGVGDVADIVRKFNVGVIAEDASAPAMDAAFDALQSLMQDPGLPARCRATAETLFSLESGTEAYREIYASILNVKEA; from the coding sequence ATGAGCTCTATTCTCTACTTGACCCGCAACGGCTTGTTGGAGCCACTGGGGCAGAGTCAAGTCTTTGCATATCTACGAGGCCTGTCACGCTCACATGCCATCACACTCGTCACCTATGAAAAGCTCGAAGACTGGGCCGATACGGAGGCGATGAGACAAGCGCGTGCAGACTGTGTTGCGCATGGTATCCGCTGGCTGCCGCAAAAGTTTCGACCAGCTCCGAAAATCATTGCTCCTACACTCAGTATGATTCGGATGATTTGGCTAGTGCGCCGGGAAGTGCAACGTGAAAAGATAAATTTGATACACGCCAGATCGTATATCCCAGCCGCGGTCGCGCTGGTCGTCAACCGACTAACCGGGGTGCCATTCCTCTTCGACATGCGCGCCCTTTGGCCGGAAGAGCTGATCACTTCGGGCAGGTTGCGAAGAGGTTCATTGATCCACCGTGTCATCGCACGAACTGAAAGGGCTTGCCTGGCAAAGTCGGCTGGAATAATATCACTAACACATGCGGCAGCTAAATATCTCAGAACTGTTTACCCTAGAGAACTTGTAAACCAGCGCCTCGTCGTAATCCCTACCTGTGCTGATCTAGACCGCTTCGCTCCTCCAGTAAGCAAGCGCACGGGCCCAACTGTGCACGGCTGCATTGGTACCGTCCTGTCGGGCTGGTTCCAAACGGATTGGCTGGCCAACTGGATACGCGTAGCCGCAACTCGCGATCCAAAGGCGCGGTTCACAATTGTGACCCGCGATGATCCAGGAAGGGTCCGCAGGACGCTCGATCCGGAGAGCGAATTCGTGGATCGGTTGAGTATTGGCCCGCGGCTTTCTAAGGAGATGCCGGACGCCGTGGTCGGTCACAATCTTTCGATAATGTTCTATGCAGGCGGTGAAGTTTCTGAACTTGGGCGCTCGCCAACGCGGATGGCCGAGGTGCTAGGTTGCGGACTCCCTGTTGTGGTGAATGAAGGTGTCGGAGACGTCGCCGATATAGTCCGGAAATTCAATGTCGGCGTGATCGCGGAAGACGCAAGCGCCCCGGCCATGGACGCGGCATTCGACGCGCTCCAATCGCTGATGCAAGATCCTGGCCTCCCTGCGCGGTGCCGTGCCACGGCCGAGACTTTATTCTCTCTTGAGTCGGGAACCGAGGCCTATCGCGAAATCTATGCGTCGATCTTAAACGTGAAAGAAGCCTGA
- a CDS encoding glycosyltransferase: protein MKIAILLPDLRGGGAERVNLDLAYEFVRGGHTVEFVLQNARGELLEEAQTHFSVVDLKCARMRNLPKKLFHYLRGNRIEVLISAMWPLTVIGPLVGKFVSRKIVAIASEHAILSNSSKSDKRAHRVFRAISALVGYRLANHVVAVSRGVAADISRISWIPQSEIKIINNPLRKFSIERLSSLEKPASLRSPGRTIIGIGSLTRTKNYALLIEAFSCLPTPHNIRLFILGEGPDRPNLEQLIQRKGLERSVFLPGFMGDLRPWFSSADLFVHTSNSEGFGNVLVEALSFGVPVVSTDCPTGPREILQDGKFGVLVPMNDSNALCEAIIGMLDSPMEPSVLTERAADFQSSKIAKKYSSLF, encoded by the coding sequence GTGAAGATCGCCATTCTCTTGCCTGATCTACGCGGTGGCGGTGCGGAAAGAGTAAATCTTGATCTCGCATATGAGTTCGTTCGCGGAGGGCATACGGTAGAATTTGTGCTTCAAAACGCTCGCGGCGAATTATTGGAAGAAGCCCAAACGCACTTCTCAGTGGTCGACCTGAAATGCGCGAGAATGAGGAATTTGCCCAAGAAGCTGTTTCATTATCTTCGCGGCAATCGTATTGAGGTTCTAATCTCAGCGATGTGGCCTTTGACGGTTATTGGCCCTCTCGTGGGGAAATTCGTTAGTAGGAAGATAGTGGCTATTGCAAGCGAGCATGCGATTTTGTCGAATAGCTCAAAGTCAGATAAGCGCGCCCACAGGGTTTTTCGTGCGATAAGTGCACTGGTGGGCTATCGTTTGGCCAACCACGTCGTGGCCGTCTCACGGGGAGTTGCGGCAGATATAAGTCGTATCTCGTGGATCCCTCAAAGTGAGATCAAAATCATCAATAACCCGTTGCGGAAATTTAGTATTGAGCGGCTCTCTTCACTAGAAAAACCAGCTTCGCTGAGATCGCCGGGGAGAACTATCATTGGGATAGGGAGTCTAACCCGCACCAAGAATTATGCGTTGCTTATTGAAGCGTTTTCTTGCCTGCCGACACCTCATAATATACGCCTTTTCATTCTCGGGGAAGGACCCGACCGACCTAACCTTGAGCAACTGATTCAGCGTAAAGGTCTCGAACGCAGTGTGTTTCTACCCGGTTTCATGGGGGATCTTCGGCCATGGTTCTCTTCTGCAGACCTTTTCGTCCACACATCCAATAGTGAAGGTTTTGGAAATGTGCTTGTCGAAGCCCTAAGTTTTGGCGTCCCAGTAGTAAGTACAGATTGCCCTACCGGGCCGAGGGAGATTTTACAGGATGGTAAATTTGGGGTGCTTGTCCCAATGAATGACTCAAACGCGCTCTGTGAAGCGATCATAGGAATGCTTGATTCCCCTATGGAGCCAAGCGTCCTAACTGAACGAGCCGCCGACTTCCAGAGCAGTAAGATAGCTAAGAAGTACAGCTCCCTGTTTTGA